The Amycolatopsis sp. NBC_01480 genome segment TTCCAGCTCGGCCAGGGTCGGCTGGGGCGTCAGCTCCGTCGGCTGGCTGCCGGACGCCCGCAGCAGCGTCACCATGTGCCGTAACTCGTCGAGCGTGGTGACGCTCAGCGAACGAATAGTCGACGCGGCTTCTTTTGTCCCCGGGTCCGACGCGCCGACCTGCAACGCGCCCGCGCTGACCGCGATCAGGCTCACCTGGTGCGAGACGACGTCGTGCATCTCCCGCGCCAGCTGCGTCCGCTCGCGGGCCAGCGTCGTCTGCTCGATCAGCACGCGCTCCTGCTCACGGGCCTGCTCGATCTCCACCAGCCGCTCGCGCAGCTCACGGTGCGTCCGGGTCAGGATCCCCAGCAACGCCGGCGCGGCGGCGGCCATCGTCGCGTAGAGCACGTCGAGCAGGACCGTGGCCCGGGTCTCGTCGCCGACGCCGGACGGCGGCCAGGGGAACGCGCAGCCGACGGCCACGAGCACCGCCAACCCGATCGCCACCCGGCGGTCCCGGGTGTGCACGGCGACCGTGTACAGGGCGATGAGCGCCGCGATGACCGTCGGCCCCAGGAACAGCGCGGGCATGGTCAGCGCGAACACCACGTACGGGAAGCGCCGGCGCAGGACCAGGACCACGGCCGCCACCAGGCCGCAGACCAGCTCGAGGTCGCCGGTGTAGTCGAGGTTGAGCCAGACGTCGAGCAGGGCCAGCGCGACGAGTGCGCCATCGGCCGCGAGCGCGGCCGGCAGGCGCCTGGTCATCGGTCGTCGCGCGGCGCCAGCAGCCCGGCCTGCTGGGCGAGCAGCGCGGCCTGCACCCGCGTGGACACCTTGAGCTTGGTGAAGATCGCGCTGACGTGGTCCTTGACCGTGCCGACGCTCAGGTGGACCCCGGCCGCGATGTCGTTGTTGGACAGTCCCTCGGCGAGCTGGATCAGGATCTCCCGCTCGCGGTTGCTGAGCTTGTCGATCCGCGCCGACGTCGGCGAGCCGGCGCCGCTGTCCAGGAACCGGTCCACCACCGATCGGGTGACCTTGGGCGAGAGGACCACACCGCCGCCG includes the following:
- a CDS encoding sensor histidine kinase, whose protein sequence is MTRRLPAALAADGALVALALLDVWLNLDYTGDLELVCGLVAAVVLVLRRRFPYVVFALTMPALFLGPTVIAALIALYTVAVHTRDRRVAIGLAVLVAVGCAFPWPPSGVGDETRATVLLDVLYATMAAAAPALLGILTRTHRELRERLVEIEQAREQERVLIEQTTLARERTQLAREMHDVVSHQVSLIAVSAGALQVGASDPGTKEAASTIRSLSVTTLDELRHMVTLLRASGSQPTELTPQPTLAELERLIATSGVGAELQGGLPEDISAPLQRAIYRTVQESLTNVRKHAPGAAVTIHIGQTGAELAVGITNGPPTHTPVPLPSAQHGLVGLRERAELLGGTLTAGPAPEGGFAVRLRVPADAG